The following proteins come from a genomic window of Pseudomonas sp. WJP1:
- a CDS encoding cold-shock protein: MSQRQSGTVKWFNDEKGFGFITPESGPDLFVHFRAIQGNGFKSLKEGQKVTFIAVQGQKGMQADEVQAEG, encoded by the coding sequence ATGTCCCAACGTCAGAGCGGTACCGTCAAGTGGTTTAACGACGAGAAAGGTTTTGGTTTTATCACACCTGAAAGCGGTCCGGATCTGTTCGTGCATTTCCGCGCCATCCAGGGCAACGGTTTCAAGAGCCTGAAAGAAGGCCAGAAAGTGACCTTCATCGCTGTGCAGGGCCAGAAAGGCATGCAGGCTGACGAAGTACAAGCAGAAGGTTAA
- the queE gene encoding 7-carboxy-7-deazaguanine synthase QueE, with protein MQDTLRITEVFYSLQGETRTAGLPTVFVRLTGCPLRCQYCDSAYAFTGGTIRTLDDILEQVAGFRPRYVCVTGGEPLAQPNAIPLLKRLCDAGYEVSLETSGSIDISAVDSRVSRVVDLKTPGSKEAHRNRYENIELLTPNDQVKFVICSREDYDWSVSKLIQYGLDQRAGEVLFSPSHHDLNARDLADWVVADNLPVRLQLQLHKYLWNDEPGR; from the coding sequence ATGCAAGACACATTGAGAATTACCGAAGTTTTTTACTCGTTGCAGGGTGAAACGCGGACTGCTGGCCTGCCCACTGTTTTTGTGCGCCTGACCGGTTGCCCTCTGCGTTGCCAATACTGCGACAGCGCCTACGCATTCACCGGTGGGACGATTCGCACCCTCGACGATATTCTCGAGCAGGTAGCCGGCTTTCGGCCGCGTTACGTCTGCGTCACGGGTGGCGAACCCCTGGCCCAGCCCAATGCCATTCCATTGCTCAAGCGCTTGTGCGATGCCGGTTACGAAGTGTCACTGGAAACCAGTGGCTCTATCGATATCTCGGCGGTAGATTCCCGGGTCAGTCGCGTTGTCGACCTGAAAACCCCGGGTTCGAAGGAAGCGCACCGCAACCGCTACGAAAACATCGAGCTGCTGACGCCCAACGATCAGGTGAAGTTTGTCATCTGCTCGCGGGAAGACTACGACTGGTCCGTGTCCAAGCTGATCCAGTACGGTCTGGACCAGCGCGCCGGTGAAGTCCTGTTCTCGCCAAGCCATCACGATCTCAATGCTCGAGACCTGGCGGACTGGGTGGTGGCGGACAACCTGCCAGTGCGTTTGCAATTGCAGCTGCATAAATATCTTTGGAACGACGAGCCGGGGCGCTGA
- the pal gene encoding peptidoglycan-associated lipoprotein Pal: MEMLKFGKFAALALAMAVAVGCSSKGGDNAGEGAVDPNAGYGANTGAVDGSLSEEAALRAITTFYFEYDSSDLKPEAMRALDVHAKDLKANGARVVLEGNTDERGTREYNMALGERRAKAVQRYLVLQGVSPAQLELVSYGEERPVATGNDEQSWAQNRRVELRK, encoded by the coding sequence ATGGAAATGCTGAAGTTTGGTAAATTTGCTGCGCTGGCACTGGCCATGGCTGTAGCTGTAGGTTGCTCGTCCAAAGGCGGCGACAATGCCGGTGAAGGCGCGGTAGATCCAAACGCTGGTTACGGCGCAAACACTGGTGCAGTTGACGGCTCCCTGAGCGAAGAAGCTGCACTGCGCGCTATCACCACTTTCTACTTCGAATACGACAGTTCGGACCTGAAGCCAGAAGCCATGCGCGCTCTGGACGTTCACGCCAAAGACCTGAAAGCAAACGGCGCTCGCGTTGTTCTGGAAGGCAACACCGACGAACGTGGTACTCGTGAGTACAACATGGCACTGGGCGAGCGTCGTGCGAAAGCCGTTCAGCGCTACCTGGTACTGCAAGGTGTTTCCCCAGCTCAGCTGGAACTGGTTTCCTACGGCGAAGAGCGTCCAGTTGCTACCGGCAACGACGAGCAGTCCTGGGCTCAAAACCGTCGCGTCGAACTGCGTAAGTAA
- the queC gene encoding 7-cyano-7-deazaguanine synthase QueC, protein MTEPLNTAEKRAVILLSGGLDSATVVAMARAEGYSCYTMSFDYGQRSHSELYAAERVARDLGVVEHKVIGLNLNGMGGSALTDSSIDIPEELGEGIPVTYVPARNTVFLSLALGWAEVLGARDIFIGVNAVDYSGYPDCRPEFIESFERMANLATKAGVEGNGFRIQAPLQNLSKAQIVQAGVKLGVNYGLTVSCYQADDDGRACGKCDSCRLRAEGFAAAGISDPTPYF, encoded by the coding sequence ATGACTGAACCACTGAACACTGCTGAAAAACGTGCGGTCATCCTGTTGTCCGGCGGCCTCGATTCGGCCACCGTCGTGGCCATGGCGCGTGCCGAAGGCTACAGCTGCTACACCATGAGCTTCGACTACGGCCAGCGCTCTCACTCTGAGCTGTACGCCGCCGAACGCGTCGCCCGCGACCTGGGTGTGGTCGAGCACAAGGTCATTGGCCTTAACCTGAACGGTATGGGTGGCTCGGCGCTGACCGACAGCAGCATCGATATTCCGGAAGAGTTGGGCGAAGGCATTCCGGTGACTTACGTGCCGGCGCGTAACACGGTGTTCCTGTCCCTGGCGCTGGGCTGGGCAGAAGTGCTCGGTGCGCGGGACATCTTCATCGGCGTCAACGCGGTGGATTACTCCGGTTACCCGGATTGCCGTCCCGAGTTCATCGAGTCTTTCGAGCGCATGGCCAATCTGGCGACCAAGGCCGGCGTGGAAGGCAATGGCTTCCGCATTCAGGCACCGCTGCAGAACCTCAGCAAGGCACAAATTGTCCAGGCAGGTGTAAAGCTTGGTGTGAACTACGGCCTGACCGTTTCCTGCTATCAGGCCGACGATGACGGCCGTGCCTGCGGCAAATGCGACAGCTGCCGTCTGCGTGCAGAAGGCTTTGCGGCGGCCGGAATCAGCGACCCAACACCTTATTTTTGA
- the ybgF gene encoding tol-pal system protein YbgF produces the protein MRTCRRAVTVLALSLAPLAAWAAVPVVENDSGYNNSGTSYPPAGYGTNGAYAGGGVSAPVSAQGELFNQLQSMQQQIERQQGAIEVLQNDVARMKQESLERYQDLDRRIGSGVAPAATPENSSTGGDLNAPGAAAGAAAGAGAAAAQAPAAGSEPADPAKEKLYYDAAFDLIKAKDFDKASQAFAAFLRKYPNSQYAGNAQYWLGEVNLAKGDLQGAGQAFAKVSQLYPKHAKVPDSLYKLADVERRLGHPDKVKGILQQVVAQYPGTSAAQLAQRDLQKM, from the coding sequence ATGCGAACGTGCCGTCGTGCTGTAACTGTTCTGGCTCTCAGCCTTGCGCCGCTTGCGGCGTGGGCTGCGGTTCCTGTGGTCGAAAATGACTCCGGCTATAACAATAGCGGGACCAGTTATCCGCCTGCAGGTTACGGTACGAACGGCGCCTATGCCGGGGGAGGGGTTTCGGCCCCTGTCTCGGCACAGGGCGAGCTGTTCAACCAACTGCAATCCATGCAGCAACAGATCGAGCGCCAGCAAGGTGCGATCGAGGTTCTGCAAAATGATGTAGCGCGCATGAAGCAGGAAAGCCTGGAGCGATACCAGGATCTTGATCGGCGCATAGGTAGCGGTGTTGCACCTGCCGCGACGCCTGAAAATTCTTCCACCGGTGGCGATTTGAATGCCCCCGGTGCAGCAGCTGGCGCAGCTGCAGGTGCAGGAGCGGCAGCCGCTCAAGCACCCGCCGCGGGTAGCGAGCCGGCGGATCCGGCGAAGGAAAAGCTCTATTACGATGCTGCCTTCGACCTGATCAAGGCCAAGGATTTCGACAAGGCCAGCCAGGCTTTTGCCGCTTTCCTGCGCAAATACCCGAACAGCCAGTACGCGGGCAATGCCCAGTACTGGTTGGGCGAAGTGAACCTGGCCAAAGGCGATCTGCAAGGTGCAGGTCAGGCATTTGCCAAGGTTTCGCAGCTGTACCCCAAGCACGCCAAAGTGCCTGACTCGCTGTACAAGCTCGCTGATGTAGAGCGCCGCCTGGGTCATCCCGACAAGGTAAAAGGCATTCTGCAACAGGTGGTGGCCCAGTATCCGGGCACTTCCGCCGCTCAGCTGGCCCAGCGTGACCTGCAGAAAATGTAA
- a CDS encoding RDD family protein, with the protein MSKHLLKPQGDFPAVGLGRRLAAMFYDFLLCTALLIVTSGVYKMIQMAIIGEEKMRTLTEAGALDGDPLLSTVLLFVLFGFFAKFWTYSGQTLGMQVWCVRVQNADGSSISLWQALLRFVVSIASLLCVGLGFFWSLFDKQKRSWHDIYSNTQLVRIPKKTK; encoded by the coding sequence ATGTCGAAACACCTGCTCAAACCCCAGGGCGACTTCCCTGCCGTCGGCCTGGGTCGTCGCCTGGCAGCGATGTTCTATGACTTCCTGCTGTGCACCGCCCTGCTGATCGTCACCAGCGGCGTCTACAAGATGATCCAGATGGCGATCATCGGCGAAGAGAAGATGCGCACCCTCACCGAAGCAGGCGCGCTGGACGGCGATCCACTGCTTTCAACGGTGCTGCTGTTCGTGCTGTTCGGCTTCTTCGCCAAGTTCTGGACCTACTCGGGCCAGACCTTGGGCATGCAGGTGTGGTGTGTACGCGTGCAGAACGCCGATGGCTCGTCCATCAGCCTGTGGCAGGCGCTGTTGCGCTTTGTGGTGTCGATCGCGTCCTTGCTGTGCGTGGGCCTGGGGTTCTTCTGGTCGCTGTTCGACAAGCAGAAGCGCAGCTGGCATGACATCTACTCCAATACCCAGCTGGTACGAATCCCCAAGAAGACCAAATAA
- the nadA gene encoding quinolinate synthase NadA — protein MTQISERLLVQAHLDAKQPKPLTADEEAYYRAAIAAELKAQDAVLVAHFYCDPVIQALAEETGGCVSDSLEMARFGNAHPAKTVVVAGVKFMGETAKILNPEKRILMPTLEATCSLDLGCPVDEFSAFCDQHPERTVVVYANTSAAVKARADWVVTSSCALEIVESLMDNGETIIWGPDKHLGTYIQRQTGADMLLWDGACIVHEEFKSKQLEDMKALYPDAAILVHPESPTSVIELADAVGSTSQLIAAAQSLPNKTLIVATDRGIFYKMQQLCPDKVFIEAPTAGNGAACRSCAHCPWMAMNTLERTLKSLKEGTNEIFVDPALIPQAIRPLKRMLDFTQAARMKLAGNA, from the coding sequence ATGACGCAGATTTCCGAACGCCTTCTGGTTCAAGCCCACCTCGACGCCAAGCAGCCCAAGCCGCTGACCGCCGACGAGGAAGCTTATTATCGTGCCGCCATCGCTGCCGAGCTCAAGGCTCAGGACGCGGTGCTGGTGGCGCACTTCTATTGCGATCCGGTGATTCAGGCCCTGGCCGAAGAGACCGGAGGCTGTGTCTCCGACTCGCTGGAGATGGCCCGCTTCGGCAACGCTCACCCAGCCAAGACGGTAGTGGTTGCCGGTGTGAAATTCATGGGCGAGACGGCCAAGATCCTCAACCCTGAAAAACGCATCCTGATGCCGACCCTGGAGGCGACGTGCTCGCTGGACCTAGGGTGCCCTGTCGATGAGTTTTCCGCGTTCTGCGACCAGCATCCGGAGCGTACGGTGGTGGTTTACGCCAATACCTCGGCGGCGGTCAAAGCCCGCGCAGACTGGGTGGTGACATCGAGCTGCGCGCTGGAAATCGTCGAAAGCCTGATGGATAACGGTGAAACCATCATCTGGGGGCCGGACAAGCACCTGGGCACCTACATTCAGCGTCAAACCGGTGCCGACATGCTGCTGTGGGACGGTGCCTGCATCGTTCACGAAGAGTTCAAGTCCAAGCAGCTCGAAGACATGAAGGCGCTGTATCCGGATGCAGCGATCCTGGTGCACCCGGAGTCGCCGACCTCGGTGATCGAGCTGGCGGATGCCGTCGGCTCCACCAGCCAGTTGATCGCGGCGGCACAGAGCCTGCCGAACAAGACCCTGATCGTCGCTACCGACCGCGGTATCTTCTACAAGATGCAGCAGCTGTGCCCGGACAAGGTCTTTATCGAAGCGCCTACGGCCGGTAACGGCGCGGCATGCCGCAGCTGCGCGCATTGCCCCTGGATGGCGATGAACACCCTTGAGCGCACGCTCAAGAGCTTGAAGGAGGGTACGAACGAGATCTTTGTTGATCCGGCGTTGATTCCGCAGGCGATTCGGCCGCTCAAGCGCATGCTGGATTTCACCCAGGCGGCGCGGATGAAATTGGCCGGTAACGCCTGA